ATCTCTAGAGCTTCTGGTTCGTAACCAGGCGCAATGATCAAATCACAGACTTCGGTTTTTAAAAACTGAGCCAGGCTCACGTCGACGACATCGCTTACCGCTGCCGCATCTCCGAATGAGCACATACGATCGCCGCCACGAGCGCGCACATAGGCACTTGCCAAAGGAGAGAAGTCGGTCGTTTTGAGAAATTGGGATTCTTTAAACGCCTCATCGATCTCTTTTGCCACCGCTGCACCGGCAGGACTGACATGCTTGTAAGAAGCAGCACTCGGCAGACCTGTTGCTTCGCGGAGTTCCTTTACCAACTGCCAGGCTGTCAGGGCATCGAGCAAGTTGATGTAGGAGGGAGCACCGTTTAACAGCCTCAAGGGTTCCTTACCCGAAGAAAAAGTAATGGGTTTGGTTTTCTGGTGAGGATTCGCGCCGTAGCGAAGTTCAATCATGAGTCGGATCGGATAAGAGAGTTGGATTAAAAGGGATTTGCGGAATGCAGCAGCTTTGGAGTCCTTCCCTTTTTGTCACGGCAATTTTTTTAGATTATTTTGCCAGGCCATTAAAACCTAATTCAGGGCGTCGCCTTAGATCCTTTCGAACTGATAAACCTAAGAGCCAAATAGGTCGTTGCTCCCATGACTCCGAGTGCAAGATCCCGCAAAGTGTTTCGAGCACTTATTTGGATACGGGTATCCAGGAATATGTCCGAGAAGAGCTCAGCAAATTCCCAGAACAAGGCAGCAAAGCAGGCGAGTCCAAATGCGATAAGATCGAAACCCAGTGAAGAGGGAGTCCCTACCCATTGCGGAATTAGTTCTGCGGCGCGCCGAATAAAATAAGCGATGGCTGCTCCGCCTAGAAAGTGCATCGCGGGATCCACGTAAGGCTCGTGGCCCAAGAGCCTTCCCAAAATCGCATGTGCTATAAATACTCCCAATGGAGCCCATGCGACTTCTTTACTGATTTGTATAACTGTCTGTTTCATTACGCTAAGAGTTACTACCCATAATTCCTGCGGAAGTTTCATTCTCATTACAGAACCCGCGGCCTTCTTGAAATCGACTTTTATGTTGGAGGATGCAAATAAACCCAGGTTGCTCCCCAGCCTCCGGATCTGTCGTCGCCGAGATGGAAGCTTTTCACTGTTTCAAGTTTCGGCAAGAGTGCATGAACCGTGGTTTTCAAAGTGCCAATACCTTTCCCATGAACCACCCTTACTTTGAGTATCCCTTTCTCCTGACAAAGCTCCAGGTAGTCGGTGACGAGATCCTTGATTTCGTTGGGACGAAATTGGTGAAGGTCCAATTCACCGTCGATGGGATATTCGACAGGCTCCATGATTAGCTTTTCTGAATTTCCGGAACCGGTGCGTTAGCAAGAACGCCCGCCTTCGGTTTGGGGTTCAGCCCGAAGGGAGCCTGGGAGAGGCGGGAGAGAAGGTTCGAGCACACCCTTGGCCTTGGGCCAGGCGATGAGAGCTTCCGCAATCATCCAAACTTCGAGTGCTACCGTGGCGACGCCGATAAAGACCAGGTGCCATTGTTGGAGAGCGAGCCAACCGTTGGGTTTGAAAAGTTCAACTCCCATGGCGAGCCCGGGCAGGAGCAGCATGAAAACGGTCGGAATGGCTACGAAGAAAATGGGAAGGTTGCGACGCCACATCCAGAAAGTAATCACTAGAAATGCGAGTCCGCCGAGGAGCTGATTAGTTGCCCCAAAAAGTGGCCAGAGGATGAGTCCGCCTTTCCCGGCTGAGGCCCAACCCCATGGAGAACCTGGCAGTGGGATGGCTGCTATGAGGCCCGCGAGGACGATGGCGAAAACGGTTGCTCCGTGTTTGTTTGTTAACCAGCCGAGAG
This is a stretch of genomic DNA from Verrucomicrobiota bacterium. It encodes these proteins:
- a CDS encoding Smr/MutS family protein — encoded protein: MEPVEYPIDGELDLHQFRPNEIKDLVTDYLELCQEKGILKVRVVHGKGIGTLKTTVHALLPKLETVKSFHLGDDRSGGWGATWVYLHPPT